The segment TGGACAAGACAGTGTAATTCCTCATTCGTCCTGGAGGGGTTCAGTGTTTCAAGATTtcagagacaaaaaaaacaacatacaaatgATGATGTTATAGTCCAGatgaggtcaggggtcaggcacagttttactgatttcattgtactttgccatgaaatatccaaaaggcaaATTTAccaatgttgaacctgatcatttctattagagaGTAgagccaagaactcactgtgttactacaacaacaacaacatcaccaTCACCACCAACAATATCACCAACACAACCAACAACATCACCACCAACAACATCACTACCATCACCAATAGCAACATCACCACCAACAAGAACAACACCACCTAGAATAACATTAACAacatcaccaccaccactaacaacaacagcaacacaacaagaacaacagcagcaagaaaaagatcaacaacaagaagaacaagaagaacaacaagaacagaCATCTGAGTTTGAACAAGAGTCACTTTATCTGCTCCAACTGTGTGAAATATGATTGGCCTGTtgaatgtgtgatgtcatctgtattAGATATGATTGGACTATAgcattcaatttatttatttatttatatggcacacttaaaatacaatttaagctgcccaaagtgcttcacatatacaacaataaacaaaaatggatatacataaaatacaacacataaacattaaaacaataaaacaccaagcaTGTTGTGgtcatagacagtatatataaatggacatagttaacctgctagcaccttccaaatatgaagtgaacaTGAGCAtgccggctccatcgactctggctccaattcagtttctgtgtaaaaactgtggcccctctctctgtaactgctgctgtcatactcgtcattttggtcttaaaatgttcatgatcctgggttttagGAGGTAAACGAGAACTCTCTGAAGCGGTTGAATGGATACCTGGAGACACTGCAGCGTCCTGGAGTGCGCTCAGTTCAGCCCATGAAGCTCACGTTTTACATCCGCGACACAAAGGATGGAGACGAGCCCGACCTCATGGCAGGTGAGTTCAGTGTgttaaagacactgtacctgattttttcctcgcttaaaacatgaaaaacagaactagttcattttgaatggtttgcagtggtccaaagttatccctcactgaccttatgcattcaaagcATTAGCCACATAATTATtaaccacgatgagtttatacgcACTTTAGATTTAAGGACTCtggtattacacaaaatgagatTACATTGCTGTATTGTGGGCCAGTATAAACCGGGGTGTGGATGTTGAAAAATCATTTGTATGTTTCCTTTTTGTAGTGAAACTATGCAGAGCAGTAAAAGTGGAGAGGATATTTATGTTTGcagtcatttcaaatcataGGGCAATCATATCGGCAACTGTTTAGATTCTAAATAATTGatattggccatgaaaaacccTACATCGATCGACCTCTTGTTGACGTGTTTTGGGTTTACAGGTTTTCGCCCGGTCACGTTCACACTCTACAGCAATGACGTTCAGAGTGCTGTGATCAATGTGCTGCGCTCCTGTAGTCTCCCTCATGAGCACATGAAGACCCAGAGCACCCAAAGAACCAGCCCCCAAGGGACCGGCCCCCAGGGAGCACAGCCCTTCTACAGGCCGATCAAATGGGACAAGTCCTACTACAGCTTCACTGGATTCAGAGACCCAGAACAAGAACTACAGCAGGCCAAGAGAGTGGAGCCAACACTGGGGTACAAAGGGACTGAGATCAAAGCAGAGTTTAGAATgggatgatgtcatagtttcagattatttttagcaataaaacgcctgcaattgaataaatgtaatatagaggtttaatgccttactgtgtaactttccaggcacaataataagatgttgttttgttctttttcagttTATGGCTGAGGAAAAATGAACCTGAGGCAACAAAGAAACACAAGGCCAGTGTCCCAAGAAGAGACGAGCTCGAGAGACTGAAGACAGAGCTGTGCCTCAAGTTTAACCTGACAGACCTCAGGTCACTTTAACCTGACAGACCTCAGGTCACTTTAACCTGACAGACCTCAGGTCACTTTAACCTCACAGACCTCAGGTCACTTTAACCTCACAGACCTCAGGTCACTTTAACCTCACAGACCTCAGGGCAGTTTAACCTcacagacctcagacctcaggTCAGTTTAACTTCGCAGTCACAAATAAAGAATGGACACCATCACTTAGTAGCGTGGTGCTTCTAACATTAGCCTGCTGCTGACTTTAGACTGCTGAAATACACCAGATCATACACATGGATagtatatataaacatgattgTGACGTCTTTATCATTGTTCCTGTGTCTTCCTGCAGGTGGCAGCGCAGTTGGGGTGTGTCACACAGATACTGTCAGCTGCAGAGTCTGAGCCGCCTGTCACTGCAGAGTCCAGACGCCCTGATCCCACTTCAGGGTAGGAgatttcccccccccccccccacacacacacacatatatatatattctatataTATTCTAGTGTTCTCATACAGGTGCAACAACCGTAGAATTAACACCATGCTAAACTCCATTCAAATAAAGATATGAATCGACGTCGTATTTTGTAGCTTTAATGTTGACTCCTTGACCATGACATGGAGTGAAAACTGTtgccaaaaacacagaaaaactaaaaaaaatattcagtttacATGAATTATTGAGCATGACAAACCATTACCTCCTGACCATTCCCACATCATATTTCTATATTACAGTCCTGCCCTTTAACCAAAATTATTTAACAATTACACACAATAAACATTGACTTATAAACATAAGCTCCCATATTACGAACTAAAGTAACTTATGACATTGGTTCATCAGTCCTTAAGTTGATGCACCTGACTTTGTACGAACTTTATCAAcaaccaaaacaatacaatactgaACAGATAACCTAATGAATATTAAACAAGACAAggcagaaaagggagtgccggagggccgagcgggaatggagcaagtcaaagctccaggttcattatgagatttacagagaaagggtGCACATATACAACAAGGGAGagggatttttctgacattactgGAAGTTACACTAACAgctctcatgtcctgtttgcaacagtaaacagattacaaaaccctccagctctgctGCCGTTAAAACTAATTTccaagtgcaatgagtttgcagtattctttaatgacaaggttcagggcattaaaaatgccatcaactccacaacacaaaaaacacccctacagccacctagacacttagagctgactcactttgcacctgtaactgacaaaactgtccaacaGATCATCACCAGTCTGAGCTCATCTACAtgcctccatgtgttacccactagacttctaaagtctgtgctccaCAGTTTGTTATCACCActcgcttgcatagttaacatgtcactccaatctggaacattcccaagggctttgaaaactgcagttatcaatgatgccacaatattgaacaattactgaatttcaaatctgccgtttttaggcaaagttcttgaaaaagttgtttaccaacagcttattaactttctccaagtgaacaactcctttggtgttttccagtcaggttttagaccccaccacagcactgagactgctcttatcaaggtgacgaatgactgaacactgatgcaggcaaagtctaaGTCTTGATCCTATTAGATCTGAGTGCTTCTTTTGACACtgtcgatcatgggatcctcttacagagactagaggactgggagggcatctctggtactgcactaaactagctcaaatcttatctaGAAAATGGGgagttttttgttcaaattggaaaatgtgtctcagataaagtgtccctgacctgtggggtgccccaaggGTCAATCCTCGGACCCCTGTTgatcaatctctacatgctacagtctttgacccatcctttgaagtgtcagcagtcacctccagcttctctctctaaaaccttcaagtcaggctagaaatcttggggtaataatggactcagacttgaactttaacagccacatcaaatcaataacatctgcagctttttaccacctaaaaaaactcttcaaaaatcaaaggtttaatgtcaaagccagacttggagagactcaTCCAGGCATTTGTctccttgtttcttttattgggtcattttagatgaatattgtgatttattgTGATTCCTCTATTCAcaccccccttctctccttcccctctctttctctcctctctctctctccccccctccctctctcttgtttccctcctctccctccctcccttccttctctccccttcttccctctctcaggTCACACAGTTGTTTTCGCAGACGAATCGGGGATGAACGCATCAGGTCATGTGATGCTCGGGACCATGGACGTCCATCACCAGTGGCTCAAGGTAGTGTCACTGTGGCAGAATGGTTAGCCCTGTCCTCATAGTGAGAAGGTCCCGGGTTCAGTGTGCATATTCTGCCTCTATCTGGGTGTGAGATTACATAACATCACAATATCTTTGAATATCTGTGGTTTCAAACTGAGCTGGGGgtaaaactgtttgcagtggtccaaagtaacttctcactgaccttatgcattcagagcatcctaattactcacagaAATTAATTTATAAGCCCTTTTCATAACTTTGAGAGTGGCGTTTGCATTTTTGATGgtgaagctaacaactagcatgctgacatAACCTCTAGGTTATTGGTCAATAAAGCACATTATAATTGGATTCAGACAGCACATAgaggtcttattttgacctcattacacacaaccagtcaaacaaaccacaccctctcattcaatatttgatttattttttatttttctatatttactcacagaagacatcaaatatatgaagcaacatatgtggaattatgtagtaaagaaaaaaatctttaaagtCTCCACCTTTTGCttatatttagtagagtttctttgttacataattccatatatcttgatTCATATCTCTGATATGtcctgtgtgtatataaaatggagtaagttgtaaaaataaatacaaacactgcATGAGAGGGCATGCCTTTTGACTTGCCATGTAATTGAACTGGGgccagacacattttgctcagatgcctgtgaaatcaggtacaggaacTTTAACTCCTCTGTCCTTCACAGCTGATGGAGCGAGTGCCCAGGCTGCGCGGCCTCCAGCAGCAGAGCCAGTGGCTGAAGGAGCGCATCAGTCTGCTgctagggggcgctgtggtgcTGCTCCCTGACAGGATGGGCTCAGAGCAGCCCATAGCCGAGCACTATAGCAGCCTGAACGCCTTCCACAAGAGACTACTGTCCGACTGTATGAGAGTGCACCCCCGGAGTCTGGAGGGGCTCGGACTAGTCATAGACAAgtaaatactactgctactacaacaactacaactactactactactacaactagtacaGCTACTACTGTCTGACTGTATGAGCGTGCACCCCCGGAGTCTGGAGGGGCTCGGACTGGTCATAGACAAgtaaatactactgctactactactactactactactactattactactgctgctactgctactacttctactactactactgtctgaCTGTGTGAGTGTGCACCCTACAGTATTACATAATACCAATATTATTATTGGATGGAGAGTAATCACTAAGTACTATTTGTTGAAAGTCAAATTTCTGATCTTGTTGATACagtttacacatttatatttatttttatgatagAGATAATCACACAGAGATAACCACATACAGAGATAATCACACATATAATCACATAGAGATAATCACACAGATAACTATGCAGAGATAATTACATACAGATAATCACAGAGATAATCACATACAGATAATCACAGAGATAATCGCACAGAGCAGACCCTGAGCCTTGTCTgctgtttatattttacttgaTAAGCGTACATATCTTGCTCTTCTGCTGTAGTAACCGTTCGATGCCCAGTCTGCATGAGCTGGGCCACTTCCTGAtccctgtgacctctgaccctgccAAACTTCCATCCTTCCTCCAGAGCCACGCCCCTGAGGCCCGCCGCAGGAcacagcaccatctgcagtgAGTACAGATGCattgtaaaaaagaaaatacagctATCAAACTTTCTTAGATTCTGATCACAGCATTAGCATCAGCTCACACAAGCACAGCTAAAGTAGAACAGCCTAATATACAAGGAACTATACtggctctgtctgtgtgtctgtctcatataaagatgtgtgtgtatatctcaTATATGTGTGTATCCTCATACTGacgcttgtgtgtgtgtctcatatACAGATGTGTGTGAGTTTACCCTCAGACTGAAGCTTGAGGAGGAGCGTGTGATACAGCAATGCGTGTCCTCTCTCGTGTGTGTCTCATGTATGTGTGTTCATctcatgtgtgtctatgtgtgtatcTCGTGTTTGCGCGTGTGCAtttcatgtgtgtgtatctcGTGTGTCTCGTGTGCGTTTGTCTCGTGTGTGTCTCATATATGTGtatctcttgtgtgtgtctcatatgtgtatgtttgtgtgtcctgtgtgtgtctcatatatgtgtgtctcatgtgtgtgtatctcatgtgtgtgtttgtgcttatCCTCAGACTGAAGCGAGAGGAGGAGCGTGTGACCCAGCAGTGCttgtcatctctctctctccacactctgTCCAAAGAGTCCAGCATCAGCAGTGTCCAGATGAGTCTGTGCTGTGGACGTCTGCTGGACCTCAGACCGCCTCTGCTCCAAGGCCTGGACCTCAGAGTGTCCAGATACTACTCTGTGCTGCAGGACGGAGACGTGTGCGTGCCCTGGGACTGGAACTACTGACcgggtttggtcctgggttaaacctggtttagccctgatttagacctgctttagccctggtttagacttaggtctgtcttagtttagtcctgctttagtcctgctttagtcctgctttagtcctgctttagccctgctttagccctgctttagccctgctttagccctgctttagccctggtttagacctggtttagacctagatcagacctggttttgttctggtttaatgCTGGGCGTGTTCCCTGTCTGCTGTGGTCAGTTTTAAAAGTGGTCCAAGGATGCAAAAATATTTAACAGTTTAACCCATGAAACCTACAGTTTTATAGTTATCTCGAGGACCTCCCGAGTGTCATGGAGACTTTGGTCCAGATCTGTACATTCTGTGAGTCAAGATCCCATAGAGACATCAACATTCTATAGGAGATgtataaatgtgcaatatttgttatttttttaacctttaaaaAAGTGCTTCAAAATACTctagagctgatttaaacaccAACTCACCTAcgtttagtgttgtcacgatactaaaattttaaaaactcaatttcgatactagtttggATGAAGCTGGATTAAAACTGCTTGTCCCATTTGAGTAGTactatagtagtagtaccagtaatGATagtagtattgatacttgttcaaatgagaatctacttttgtcatttatttaatatttttgcaccAGAAGAGctgcaatattattattatta is part of the Periophthalmus magnuspinnatus isolate fPerMag1 chromosome 16, fPerMag1.2.pri, whole genome shotgun sequence genome and harbors:
- the tcaim gene encoding T-cell activation inhibitor, mitochondrial — translated: MFVYSALRCVIRVKKRHVATGLVQQRALSGAEAVNALRPFYFAVHPDFFGKHPKEREVNENSLKRLNGYLETLQRPGVRSVQPMKLTFYIRDTKDGDEPDLMAGFRPVTFTLYSNDVQSAVINVLRSCSLPHEHMKTQSTQRTSPQGTGPQGAQPFYRPIKWDKSYYSFTGFRDPEQELQQAKRVEPTLGLWLRKNEPEATKKHKASVPRRDELERLKTELCLKFNLTDLRWQRSWGVSHRYCQLQSLSRLSLQSPDALIPLQGHTVVFADESGMNASGHVMLGTMDVHHQWLKLMERVPRLRGLQQQSQWLKERISLLLGGAVVLLPDRMGSEQPIAEHYSSLNAFHKRLLSDCMRVHPRSLEGLGLVIDNNRSMPSLHELGHFLIPVTSDPAKLPSFLQSHAPEARRRTQHHLQLKREEERVTQQCLSSLSLHTLSKESSISSVQMSLCCGRLLDLRPPLLQGLDLRVSRYYSVLQDGDVCVPWDWNY